The Setaria italica strain Yugu1 chromosome IX, Setaria_italica_v2.0, whole genome shotgun sequence genome has a window encoding:
- the LOC111258491 gene encoding uncharacterized protein LOC111258491 gives MEDSAVGQSSAASGNMVQTILTSMPATNTDTIAVISSTLVVEITIRCAPPSRSSSSPTIEPVTGASMLPEVTVMPPNSTISASRMSEEVAPQDQEGSNHDQSAVVPQVGMSFKSKDDAYEMYNAYARTIGFSIRKNTTRQKNIDRMEVYIRST, from the exons ATGGAGGATTCTGCCGTCGGACAATCAAGTGCAGCTTCTGGGAACATGGTCCAGACAATTCTAACATCAATGCCCGCAACCAACACGGACACAATCGCTGTGATTTCTTCAACCCTCGTAGTAGAGATCACAATTCGTTGTGCTCCACCATCGAGATCATCATCGAGCCCCACCATTGAGCCGGTCACGGGTGCGTCCATGCTCCCAGAGGTGACGGTGATGCCACCAAATTCAACTATATCAGCTTCACGGATGTCAGAAGAAGTGGCACCTCAAGATCAG GAGGGTAGTAATCATGACCAATCTGCAGTTGTACCTCAAGTTGGGATGTCTTTCAAATCAAAGGATGATGCATATGAGATGTACAATGCATATGCTAGGACTATTGGTTTTAGTATAAGAAAGAACACTACAAGGCAAAAAAACATAGATCGGATGGAAGTATATATCAGAAGCACATAG